The Fructilactobacillus ixorae genome has a window encoding:
- a CDS encoding SH3 domain-containing protein produces MERYTKAHNRMALATGETKTRAKLTKSKHGWLKIAMGLTFASTSMFAVTHQVHAEVQTPVQASVPADQTTSATAEQTATPSANAKQAPETNSDVKPVATSATESDQSTTATDAPAAQTVTTPQTEQATAKGTDSTTQGQPDQAKVNSQDAPDKVQAETTASGTNSDSKATTTVDQPAATSSKTDAGTTTTDETTKVNEQTATDTKTSTDAVTSQKADATSDSDHSVTTATKQADTTPQDAVVAKAATETKATDASTTTPTADEHQATTTQTSDVKVATPTVRFAMQTSANLNLSTANMTPQTGTYTASWTQNVRDGASLSAGITGQLQSGDSINYDGKVQADGYTWLHYYNYENKDRWVAQLASATTSHQQFIDSLSAGAIETWKKYGVLPSISIAQAIVESAWGQAAPGNNLFGIKGSYNGQSVTVQTQEWVNGRYITIYDKFRAYPSFAESIQDHGAFLYQNSRYANLLGNRDYAQTAWMLQNDGYATSPTYANTLISVIQSNNLSRFDQNLDNPGVPNNSDNNSTNVVQANGTWTFSSDVNVRTAPSLSASVTGAKYTGQQITYDGLADNDGYTWMRFKDSNGAYRYAAQIGANADVPASTPDQDGTNQTTGVYTVSGWQNVRNGASLSAGITGQLQDGDTIYYDGTRDADGYQWLHYKNYAGQDRWLANLNNGGQTTPAPDQNHNDQATNNEVGVYTVNGWQNVRNGASLSAGVTGQLQNGDTIYYDGTRDADGYKWLHYTNYAGQDRWVADLNNGGQSTPTPAPEQGNQTSNREAGTYTVSGWQNVRNGSSLSAGVTGQLQNGDTIYYDETREADGYKWLHYTNYAGQDRWVADLNNGGQSTSAPAPSTEATVSGSYTINGWQNVRNDASLNAGVTGQLQNGDTIYYDRTRDADGYKWLHYTNYAGQDRWVAQLDFAQVPNVNLEVTSNLSQRALQIASAQAGRPYVYGGTNPQTGFDCSGLIYYAYQQAGKTLPRTAAAQYGATQPISKSQAQAGDLVFFDDGGIYHNGIYLGNGRMLDAQNNGVIYNDLLVYFSGNVYFGRIY; encoded by the coding sequence ATGGAGAGATACACTAAAGCCCATAATCGAATGGCTCTAGCAACGGGAGAAACAAAAACTAGAGCAAAGCTTACGAAGTCTAAGCACGGTTGGCTAAAAATTGCCATGGGCTTAACCTTTGCCTCAACCTCAATGTTTGCGGTTACGCATCAAGTTCACGCTGAAGTACAAACGCCGGTCCAAGCAAGTGTTCCAGCTGACCAAACAACGAGTGCTACTGCTGAGCAGACGGCGACTCCGAGTGCCAATGCTAAACAAGCACCAGAAACTAATTCTGATGTGAAACCAGTGGCAACGTCGGCAACTGAAAGTGACCAGTCAACTACTGCTACTGATGCACCAGCGGCTCAGACGGTCACGACGCCGCAAACTGAGCAAGCGACAGCCAAAGGAACTGATTCAACTACTCAAGGACAGCCGGACCAAGCCAAGGTTAACTCCCAGGATGCTCCTGACAAGGTCCAAGCGGAGACTACTGCTTCGGGAACGAACTCGGATAGTAAGGCTACTACCACGGTTGACCAACCAGCCGCTACCAGTAGTAAAACTGATGCGGGCACAACGACGACTGATGAAACCACGAAGGTTAATGAGCAAACAGCCACTGATACCAAAACGAGTACGGATGCTGTAACCAGTCAGAAGGCGGATGCAACTTCTGATTCCGATCACTCGGTCACTACTGCAACCAAGCAAGCCGATACCACTCCGCAGGATGCCGTGGTCGCTAAGGCTGCAACGGAGACTAAGGCTACGGACGCTAGCACAACGACCCCTACTGCAGATGAACACCAAGCAACTACCACTCAAACTTCTGACGTGAAGGTTGCTACACCAACGGTGCGCTTCGCAATGCAAACGTCCGCTAACCTGAACTTGTCAACCGCTAACATGACGCCACAAACGGGAACGTACACCGCTTCGTGGACGCAAAACGTCCGGGATGGTGCTAGTTTGTCCGCTGGAATTACCGGTCAACTCCAAAGTGGGGATAGCATCAATTACGATGGAAAAGTTCAAGCTGACGGTTACACGTGGTTGCACTATTACAACTATGAAAACAAGGACCGCTGGGTGGCTCAGTTAGCCAGCGCCACAACGAGTCACCAACAATTCATTGACTCGCTGTCTGCTGGAGCAATTGAAACTTGGAAGAAGTACGGTGTTTTACCAAGTATTTCGATTGCTCAAGCCATTGTTGAAAGTGCCTGGGGGCAAGCAGCACCTGGGAATAACTTGTTCGGAATTAAAGGTTCCTACAACGGGCAATCAGTGACCGTGCAAACCCAAGAATGGGTCAACGGGCGCTACATTACCATCTATGACAAGTTCCGGGCTTACCCAAGTTTTGCAGAAAGTATTCAAGACCACGGGGCCTTTTTATACCAAAACTCACGGTACGCCAACTTATTAGGAAACCGGGATTACGCTCAAACCGCTTGGATGCTCCAAAACGATGGTTATGCGACCTCACCAACTTACGCCAACACTTTGATTAGTGTCATCCAATCCAATAACTTGAGTCGGTTTGACCAAAACTTGGATAACCCGGGTGTTCCTAATAACTCAGATAATAATTCTACAAACGTGGTGCAGGCCAACGGAACGTGGACCTTTAGTTCGGACGTAAACGTGCGAACGGCGCCCAGCCTTTCAGCTAGTGTTACCGGAGCCAAGTACACCGGTCAACAAATTACCTATGATGGGTTAGCTGATAACGATGGTTACACGTGGATGCGGTTTAAGGACAGCAATGGGGCGTACCGCTATGCAGCCCAAATCGGGGCTAATGCCGATGTTCCGGCGTCAACTCCGGATCAAGATGGAACCAACCAAACTACTGGGGTTTACACCGTTAGTGGGTGGCAAAACGTTCGTAACGGGGCTAGTCTGAGTGCCGGAATTACGGGTCAATTGCAAGATGGCGATACGATTTACTACGATGGTACTCGGGATGCCGATGGGTACCAGTGGTTACACTACAAGAACTACGCGGGGCAAGACCGGTGGTTAGCCAACCTGAACAACGGTGGACAAACCACGCCGGCTCCTGACCAAAACCACAATGACCAAGCAACGAACAACGAAGTAGGGGTTTACACGGTCAATGGGTGGCAAAACGTTCGTAACGGGGCTAGTTTGAGTGCCGGAGTTACGGGTCAATTGCAAAACGGAGATACGATTTACTACGATGGCACCCGGGATGCCGATGGCTACAAGTGGTTACACTACACGAACTATGCTGGTCAAGATCGCTGGGTCGCAGATTTGAACAACGGTGGTCAAAGTACTCCCACTCCAGCACCAGAGCAAGGGAACCAAACGAGTAACCGGGAAGCTGGAACTTACACAGTGAGCGGGTGGCAAAACGTCCGCAACGGCTCCAGTTTGAGTGCCGGGGTCACTGGTCAACTACAAAATGGTGACACGATTTACTATGACGAAACCCGGGAAGCTGATGGTTACAAGTGGTTACACTATACCAACTATGCCGGTCAAGATCGCTGGGTCGCAGACTTGAACAATGGTGGGCAAAGCACCTCCGCTCCAGCACCAAGCACCGAAGCAACGGTGAGTGGTAGCTATACAATTAACGGGTGGCAAAACGTTCGTAACGACGCTAGCTTGAATGCCGGGGTTACCGGACAACTGCAAAACGGGGACACGATTTACTACGATCGGACTCGGGATGCTGACGGTTACAAGTGGTTACACTACACGAATTACGCTGGTCAAGATCGGTGGGTGGCCCAGTTGGACTTTGCTCAGGTTCCAAACGTTAACTTGGAAGTAACTTCGAACCTGAGCCAACGGGCGCTCCAAATTGCAAGTGCCCAAGCCGGCCGGCCATACGTTTACGGTGGGACTAATCCCCAAACCGGCTTTGATTGTTCTGGTTTGATTTACTACGCTTACCAACAAGCTGGGAAAACGTTACCACGGACAGCAGCTGCTCAGTACGGTGCTACACAACCAATTAGTAAGAGTCAGGCGCAAGCCGGAGACCTAGTGTTCTTTGATGATGGTGGGATTTACCACAACGGAATCTACCTTGGGAATGGTCGGATGTTAGATGCCCAAAACAATGGTGTGATCTACAATGACCTGCTTGTCTACTTCTCAGGTAACGTTTACTTTGGTCGAATTTACTAA
- a CDS encoding DUF998 domain-containing protein has translation MKSPKYYIEIPTQVVQELKVTAGEKFALQLDKNGMQLEKQDVKRASLWDVSYWWNIIPAVAMALLFFAYCAEKGQKLIPLTGSFSIATGTIVLGTMMGSLLFTIFFIKTRNDSVNSVYRNIYWRNLPTIVIAVSLILLGALLGIFWIFARVFYGAAFDQYTAALILLMFGLIINTIMINVADNITPTVLVDLLILTIIGGLLISMLANGNKQWWKHNISFLGTAKAIDSWQFNLTFIFSALLMLALVDYLFVSIKPLQRPKLPTFILRSLLTLLALEALGVGLIANNRQIPWMHYWHDRFAWAMAVTIIILIGGIKWLWPGLPNRFVWNSYLMGSLIIIVSILFGVVHYFSLTAFEIFASALAFSWIVMLFQYLLDEVNQQTKQVTVQLQLQKPNK, from the coding sequence ATGAAAAGCCCCAAATATTACATTGAAATCCCCACTCAGGTGGTGCAGGAATTAAAGGTAACCGCTGGCGAGAAATTTGCGCTCCAACTTGATAAAAATGGGATGCAGTTGGAAAAGCAGGACGTCAAACGAGCCTCGTTGTGGGACGTGTCGTACTGGTGGAACATTATTCCAGCCGTGGCAATGGCCCTGTTATTCTTTGCCTACTGTGCGGAAAAGGGGCAAAAATTAATTCCTTTGACCGGTAGTTTTTCAATTGCGACGGGGACGATTGTGTTAGGTACCATGATGGGGTCGCTCCTGTTTACCATTTTTTTCATAAAAACGCGTAATGATTCGGTTAATTCGGTCTATCGCAACATTTACTGGCGGAATCTGCCCACCATTGTCATTGCTGTCTCTCTAATCTTACTGGGAGCGTTACTGGGGATCTTTTGGATCTTTGCCCGGGTGTTTTACGGGGCGGCGTTTGACCAGTACACGGCCGCACTGATTCTTTTAATGTTTGGACTGATCATTAACACGATTATGATTAACGTGGCGGATAACATTACCCCAACTGTGTTGGTAGACCTGTTAATTCTGACCATCATCGGCGGTCTCTTAATTTCAATGCTAGCCAATGGGAATAAGCAGTGGTGGAAACATAACATTAGTTTTTTGGGAACGGCCAAGGCAATTGATAGCTGGCAGTTTAATCTGACCTTTATCTTCTCGGCGCTTTTGATGCTGGCCCTCGTGGATTATTTGTTTGTCTCAATCAAGCCCCTCCAGCGCCCGAAGCTACCAACCTTCATCCTGCGGAGCTTGTTAACGTTATTGGCGCTCGAAGCTTTAGGGGTTGGGTTGATTGCGAATAACCGGCAGATCCCCTGGATGCACTACTGGCATGATCGGTTTGCCTGGGCCATGGCGGTGACCATCATCATTTTAATTGGGGGGATCAAGTGGTTGTGGCCCGGGCTTCCCAACCGTTTTGTCTGGAATTCGTACCTGATGGGGAGTTTGATCATTATCGTGAGCATTCTGTTTGGCGTGGTTCACTATTTCTCGTTGACCGCGTTTGAGATTTTTGCTTCGGCGCTCGCCTTTTCGTGGATTGTGATGCTGTTTCAGTACCTGTTGGATGAAGTGAACCAACAAACCAAACAGGTGACCGTGCAGTTACAGTTGCAGAAACCAAATAAGTGA
- a CDS encoding aldo/keto reductase: MKLNLDSTITLNNGIEMPLLGLGVWKSDNQTAAQSVKWALANGYRAIDTAKQYGNEAGVGEGLKQGLADNGLNREDVFLTTKIFNGDQGYESTLKAFEGQLERLQTSYVDLLLIHWPVNGKYNETWKAMEKLYHEGKVRSIGVSNFNLDRLSDLLEHASVKPVLNQMEFNPVEQEKDIKDYCDRHHIWIEAWSPLGHGEALNNPAVKEIAAKYNKSTAQVILRWELQRKVITIPKSTHEEYIKQNADLYDFELSDADVALINSLDVDQRSLWYGAFSWNGNPAGIVDAVDEWDH; the protein is encoded by the coding sequence ATGAAATTAAACTTAGATTCAACCATTACCCTAAACAACGGAATTGAAATGCCTTTATTGGGACTCGGAGTTTGGAAGAGTGATAACCAAACGGCTGCTCAATCAGTAAAGTGGGCCTTGGCAAATGGCTACCGGGCCATTGATACGGCCAAACAATATGGCAACGAAGCTGGAGTTGGTGAAGGACTCAAGCAGGGTCTGGCTGACAATGGTTTAAACCGGGAAGACGTCTTTTTGACCACCAAGATTTTTAATGGGGATCAGGGTTACGAAAGCACCCTGAAAGCCTTTGAAGGTCAATTGGAACGGCTTCAAACTAGTTACGTTGATTTACTGTTGATTCACTGGCCAGTGAATGGCAAATACAACGAAACTTGGAAAGCTATGGAAAAACTGTACCACGAGGGCAAGGTTCGGTCGATTGGAGTTTCAAACTTTAACCTTGACCGGTTGTCAGACTTACTGGAACACGCTTCGGTTAAGCCCGTTTTGAACCAAATGGAATTCAATCCCGTGGAACAAGAAAAAGACATTAAGGACTACTGTGATCGGCACCACATCTGGATTGAAGCTTGGTCTCCCCTCGGACACGGAGAAGCATTGAACAATCCAGCTGTCAAAGAAATTGCTGCTAAATACAACAAATCCACCGCCCAAGTAATCTTACGGTGGGAATTACAGCGCAAAGTAATCACGATTCCAAAGTCCACTCATGAAGAATACATCAAGCAAAATGCAGACCTGTATGACTTCGAATTGAGTGATGCGGACGTGGCGTTAATCAATAGCTTAGACGTTGATCAACGTTCACTCTGGTATGGCGCCTTCAGTTGGAATGGTAACCCAGCCGGAATTGTAGATGCCGTTGATGAATGGGATCACTAA